One window of Pyrus communis chromosome 12, drPyrComm1.1, whole genome shotgun sequence genomic DNA carries:
- the LOC137711125 gene encoding small heat shock protein, chloroplastic-like codes for MAASMSILLKRAAVPAPTILSKLSNPIRSASVSPLVSRSFNTNSQVTNYDQDESSVPVGRGTADMSPSSRRDLGSPFFSDVFDPFSPTRSLSQVLNMVDQFMDNPFLAGPRGGSRRGWDVKENEEALFLRMDMPGLDKEDVKISVEQNTLVVKGEGKDLEDEDGGARRFSSRLELPPNLYKIDSIRAEMKNGVLKLVIPKVKEEERKDVFEVKVE; via the exons ATGGCTGCGTCAATGTCAATCCTTCTCAAAAGGGCCGCAGTACCAGCACCAACCATCCTCTCCAAGCTCTCCAACCCCATCCGTTCTGCCTCTGTATCTCCCCTCGTTTCTCGGTCTTTCAACACCAACAGCCAAGTCACCAACTACGATCAGGATGAAAGCTCAGTCCCCGTCGGTCGCGGCACCGCAGACATGTCTCCCTCCAGCCGCCGTGACCTCGGTTCTCCCTTCTTCTCAG ATGTGTTCGATCCGTTTTCTCCGACGAGGAGCTTGAGCCAGGTTCTGAACATGGTGGACCAGTTCATGGACAACCCATTTCTGGCAGGGCCACGGGGAGGATCGAGAAGGGGATGGGACGTGAAGGAGAACGAGGAGGCTCTGTTTCTACGAATGGACATGCCGGGACTGGACAAGGAAGACGTGAAGATCTCGGTGGAGCAGAACACGCTGGTAGTAAAAGGGGAGGGGAAGGACTTGGAGGATGAAGACGGCGGAGCGAGGAGATTCTCGAGCAGACTGGAACTGCCTCCGAATCTGTACAAGATCGATTCGATTAGGGCTGAGATGAAGAATGGAGTTCTGAAGCTGGTGATTCCGAAGGTgaaggaggaagagagaaaggaTGTGTTTGAGGTTAAGGTTGAGTAG